The sequence below is a genomic window from Aureispira sp. CCB-E.
GTTTTGGGATCTGCTACCAATCCACAAACAATATCCGTTGCTTCTTCTTCTGATAAACCGTTGGGAACAGGTGTTCCAGTACCTTTAGAGACCAATTCACAATCCATACTATCGACATCAAAAGAAACATAGATCATGTCACAATTGTTGAGGTAAGCCAAGACTTCTTTTACCGTTTGTTGTGTTCCTTTTTCTCGTACTTCTTTAACCGCAAAATTGCGAATGCCTAAACGTTCGGTCAAAAAATCTTCCTCCTCTTCGGTGTCTCGTAGAGCAATAAAAACCAAATCATTGGCTTCTATTTTGGGATAAACCCCGCCCATATGTTTTAATTGATGCCAATGTTCGGCAATTTCTTTGGGAATGTCATTGCGTTGGTGCTCTATATTATCAATTCCTAAACAGACCGCCAAAGGCATGCCGTGTACATTGCCAGAAGGAGTTGTGTATGGTGTATGTAAATCAGCGTGCGCATCAATCCAAATAACTCCTAGACGTTTGTCAGGATTTGATTTTTTGATTCCTGTAATCGTTGCTCCTGCTGTAGAGTGATCGCCTGCCAAAACAATTGGAAAGCGTTTGTTGTAAGTTACCTCTTCCGAAACATAATGCGAGACATAATTATAAACCTTGACAATACCATCTATATAATTGGCATATTGAGTAGGGCTATCCTCAAAGAGTAACTCATTTTCATTCGGGATGATTGTAGAGGTATATTTTGAAAAATATTTATTTTGAGCATTCAAAGCAGCTACCTTTATGGCGCCAATTCCTAGACTGGCTCCACGAGTTCCAGCACCTAATTCAGAAGGAACTTCTAGTATTCTGATTTTATCATTTTTATTTGTCATGACAGTTCTTTTTTCTTTTCAACGATAAGTTTTGAGGAAAACCTAAGTTGTTTAGTTTCAGTAACCAGAGATAAGATTGTCTTCTTTTTGACGTTAATCTACGATGCTTGTATTTTTTAGCGCATAGAGCGGAAGCAAATTTTGATGTAGAATAGTACAAAAAGAAGGTTGTTTTTTATAATAGTTTTTTCTGAACGATTACTTATAAATAAGTATTAAATCTTTTCTGAACGATTACATAATGAATTGTGAATATAAAGTTCATCGCATTCATTCTAAATAAACACCTTTAAAAAAGGCACATTAGGGAATTCCATTGATTTTAACAAGTAAACAACGATATTAGCTAAATTTGGTTTAAAATACAAACACTGCTAATAAAGTTTTTTAAGTTCTTGGATAAATGAAGAAGCCATTATAAATACAGAGAACAAGAAGCAAGGAATAAAAACCTAAGGTCTTAAAATTGAAGGCTTGTATAAATCATTAAAATAGTTTATATTAGTGCTTGTGTGCATCAATTTATGCAGTTCGATTCTTTATAAAAAGAACCTTTTGGCAACAAAAAACTATATAGAAGCTTTCAATAATTTAGCTAAGGAATTGGCCCGACATTCAAACATTGAATTGTTAGGTTACCATACTTTTGCCCCGCTAACAGAACGAGAGCTGGAAGCCTTGGAAGCAAAGTACAATTGTCAATTTGATGAGGCTATACGTCGATTCTATAGCCAAACCAATGGTCTACAGTTGCGTTGGATGTTTAAGAACAATCCTGCCTATCACACCGATAAATACCCGCCATTTCACCGATCTATTGCTCCCGTTGGATGGGATTATACAGAGGAAAGTTTTGAAAAAGAAGATGGTTGTGTCTTGTTACTGCCATTAGAGGATGTTTTGCGAAATGTAGTATCTCCTAATGTTTACCAAGATGATATCGTATTAGAAAGTACAATATATTCTACCGTTGATTTCCATGCTTGTATTCGTCCTTTTGATAAGTTCTCTTATTATTGTAATATGGCTTTCTTCTTTAGAAAAGGGCAATCGCCACTAGTTCTTTTGGGAGATGAGGCAGGCACTTGCTTTGAGGATTCTAGATGGACAAATTTTGCTACGTACTTAGACTTTGTCTTGGCTTCTAAAGCATTTGGGCGTCGTCGCAAAGAATTTTTTGGAATACCAGAAGGTTACAAGCAGACACCAATTCAGAAGTTGCCCCCTAAAATTCAGCAGTATTGGTCATTGGATATATTGGTTCTGACACAACATTTTCCTTTAGCAGATCAACTAGCTCGAAAAATGCCTATCAAAACTCAAAAAATGCAAGAGAAAGCCTATCAAGCAGGAGCGTTCAGTGCGGAGGAATTGGCAGAAGTCGTTGCAGCGCACCAAGACTTTCTAAATTCAGGTGGAGTAGGCGGAAAATGGCAATTGATAGCGATACAAGGGCAGGCATTGGGCATT
It includes:
- a CDS encoding arginase; the encoded protein is MTNKNDKIRILEVPSELGAGTRGASLGIGAIKVAALNAQNKYFSKYTSTIIPNENELLFEDSPTQYANYIDGIVKVYNYVSHYVSEEVTYNKRFPIVLAGDHSTAGATITGIKKSNPDKRLGVIWIDAHADLHTPYTTPSGNVHGMPLAVCLGIDNIEHQRNDIPKEIAEHWHQLKHMGGVYPKIEANDLVFIALRDTEEEEDFLTERLGIRNFAVKEVREKGTQQTVKEVLAYLNNCDMIYVSFDVDSMDCELVSKGTGTPVPNGLSEEEATDIVCGLVADPKTCCLEVTEVNPTLDNKQNTMAETAFRVLDRATNIVKNR
- a CDS encoding pentapeptide repeat-containing protein, with product MATKNYIEAFNNLAKELARHSNIELLGYHTFAPLTERELEALEAKYNCQFDEAIRRFYSQTNGLQLRWMFKNNPAYHTDKYPPFHRSIAPVGWDYTEESFEKEDGCVLLLPLEDVLRNVVSPNVYQDDIVLESTIYSTVDFHACIRPFDKFSYYCNMAFFFRKGQSPLVLLGDEAGTCFEDSRWTNFATYLDFVLASKAFGRRRKEFFGIPEGYKQTPIQKLPPKIQQYWSLDILVLTQHFPLADQLARKMPIKTQKMQEKAYQAGAFSAEELAEVVAAHQDFLNSGGVGGKWQLIAIQGQALGIYKGNENKRGKQAILDMKKMEHHLELQELFLPYSSWCGVYAKAQDFSDVDFTGSLLTDANLEQAIFADANLENVDFSRSNLKKASFVNANLRGADFENCNLTGADFRGAVLEGSRFRGAVLKDVVW